In Pongo pygmaeus isolate AG05252 chromosome 13, NHGRI_mPonPyg2-v2.0_pri, whole genome shotgun sequence, one genomic interval encodes:
- the LOC129044515 gene encoding olfactory receptor 13C4, whose product MDKINQTFVREFILLGLSGYPKLKIIFFALILIMYVVILIGNGVLIIVSILDSRLHMPMYFFLGNLFFLDICYTTSSIPSTLVSLISKKRNISFSGCAVQMFFGFAMGSTECFLLGMMAFDHYVAICNPLRYPIIMTKVVYVLMASVSWLSGGISSIVQTSLAMRLPFCGNNIINHFLCEILAVLILACADISVNIVILAVSNIAFLVLPLLVVFFSYMFILYTTLRMNSATGRHKAFSTCSAHLTVVIIFYGTIFFMYAKPKSQDLLGKDNLQATEGLVSMFYGVVTPMLNPIIYSLRNKDVKAAIKYLLSRKAINQ is encoded by the coding sequence ATGGACAAGATAAACCAGACATTTGTGAGAGAATTCATTCTTCTGGGACTCTCTGGTTACCCCAAACTTAAGatcattttctttgctctgattCTAATTATGTATGTAGTGATTCTAATTGGCAATGGTGTTCTGATCATAGTAAGCATCTTGGATTCTCGTCTTCACATGCCCATGTACTTCTTTCTGGGCAACCTCTTTTTCCTGGATATCTGCTATACAACCTCCTCCATTCCCTCAACATTGGTGAGCttaatctcaaagaaaagaaacatttcctTCTCTGGATGTGCAGTGCAGATGTTCTTTGGGTTTGCAATGGGGTCAACAGAATGTTTCCTCCTTGGCATGATGGCATTTGATCATTATGTGGCCATCTGTAACCCTCTGAGATACCCCATCATCATGACCAAGGTGGTGTATGTACTGATGGCTTCTGTATCATGGCTTTCCGGTGGAATCAGTTCaattgtgcaaacatcacttgCCATGCGATTGCCTTTCTGTGGGAACAATATTATTAATCATTTCTTATGTGAGATCTTAGCTGTCCTAATATTAGCTTGTGCTGATATATCTGTCAATATTGTTATCCTAGCAGTGTCAAATATTGCTTTCCTAGTTCTTCCTCTGCTCGTGGTTTTTTTCTCCTATATGTTCATCCTCTACACCACCTTGCGAATGAACTCAGCCACAGGAAGACACAAGGCATTTTCTACGTGCTCAGCTCACCTGACTGTTGTGATCATATTTTATGGTACCATCTTCTTTATGTATGCAAAACCTAAGTCCCAGGACCTCCTTGGGAAAGACAACTTGCAAGCTACAGAGGGGCTTGTTTCCATGTTTTATGGGGTTGTGACCCCCATGTTAAACCCCATAATCTATAGCCTgagaaataaagatgtaaaagctgctataaaatatttgctgagcagGAAAGCTATTAACCAGTAA
- the LOC129044523 gene encoding LOW QUALITY PROTEIN: olfactory receptor 13C3-like (The sequence of the model RefSeq protein was modified relative to this genomic sequence to represent the inferred CDS: substituted 1 base at 1 genomic stop codon), with product MIVQVICTVCFLAVNTFYIRSSFDFLKADDMGEINQTLVSEFFLLGLPGYPKIEIVYFALILVMYLVILIGNGVLIIASIFDSRLHTPMXFFLGNFSFLDICYTSFSIPSTSVSLISKKRNISFSGCAVQMFFGFAMGSTECLLLGMMAFDHYVAICNPLRYPIILSKVSYVLMASVSWLSSGINSVLQTLLAMKLPFCGNNIINHFTCEILAVLKLACADISLNIITMVISNMAFLVLPLMVIFFSYMFILYTILQMNSATGRRKAFSMCSAHLTVVIIFYGTIFFMYAKPQSQDLIGEEKLQASDKLISLFYGVVTPMLNPIIYSLRNKDIKAAVKYLLNKKPIH from the coding sequence ATGATTGTTCAGGTAATTTGTACTGTTTGTTTCTTGgcagtaaatacattttatattagatCTTCTTTTGATTTCCTGAAAGCAGATGACATGGGTGAGATTAACCAGACACTTGTGTCAGAATTTTTTCTTCTGGGTCTTCCTGGATACCCAAAGATTGAGATTGTTTACTTTGCTCTCATTCTAGTTATGTACCTAGTGATTCTAATTGGCAATGGTGTTCTAATCATAGCCAGCATCTTTGATTCTCGTCTTCACACACCCATGTAGTTCTTCCTGGGCAACTTCTCTTTCCTGGATATCTGCTATACATCCTTCTCTATTCCCTCAACATCGGTGAGCttaatctcaaagaaaagaaacatttcctTCTCTGGATGTGCAGTGCAGATGTTCTTTGGGTTTGCAATGGGGTCAACAGAATGTCTGCTTCTTGGCATGATGGCATTTGATCATTATGTGGCCATCTGCAACCCACTGAGATACCCCATCATCCTGAGCAAGGTGTCGTATGTATTGATGGCTTCTGTGTCCTGGCTCTCCAGCGGAATCAATTCAGTTCTGCAAACATTACTTGCCATGAAACTGCCTTTCTGTGGGAATAATATTATCAATCATTTCACATGTGAAATATTAGCTGTCCTCAAGCTAGCCTGTGCTGATATATCCCTCAATATTATCACCATGGTGATATCAAATATGGCCTTCCTGGTTCTTCCGCTGAtggtcatttttttctcctatatgTTCATCCTCTACACCATCTTGCAAATGAACTCAGCCACAGGAAGACGCAAGGCATTTTCCATGTGCTCAGCTCACCTGACTGTGGTGATCATATTTTATGGTACCATCTTCTTTATGTATGCAAAACCACAGTCTCAAGACTTGATTGGGGAAGAAAAATTGCAAGCATCAGACAAGCTCATTTCTCTGTTTTATGGGGTAGTGACGCCCATGCTGAATCCTATAATCTATAGCTTGAGAAATAAGGATATAAAAGCTGCtgtaaaatatttgctgaacaaaaAACCAATTCACTAA